In Choloepus didactylus isolate mChoDid1 chromosome 6, mChoDid1.pri, whole genome shotgun sequence, one DNA window encodes the following:
- the LOC119538861 gene encoding CDC42 small effector protein 1-like, giving the protein MSEFWHKLGCCMVEKAKPKKRKWIDGTMIGEPMNFVHLTHTGSGEIGAGDVLAMSGAVQEQMRSKRNLGRLGSNSRGL; this is encoded by the coding sequence ATGAGTGAATTTTGGCACAAACTGGGCTGCTGCATGGTAGAGAAAGCCAAgccaaagaagaggaaatggattGACGGGACCATGATTGGGGAACCAATGAATTTTGTCCACCTGACTCACACTGGTTCTGGGGAGATTGGTGCTGGAGATGTACTTGCCATGTCAGGTGCAGTTCAGGAGCAGATGAGATCCAAGAGAAACCTGGGCAGGCTGGGGAGCAATTCTAGGGGCTTGTAG